In Phaseolus vulgaris cultivar G19833 chromosome 7, P. vulgaris v2.0, whole genome shotgun sequence, the genomic stretch agctcgccgagattccagaactttgtagaggaagactcgaatgaagagagaaggctgaacctggatctgctggatgaagtcagggaggaggcaaggctgaaggctgaggcggtgaagagaagggtcgagcgaaggtacaattctaaggtgatgccaaggcagtttagagaaggcgatctggtgatgaggaaggcccaccagtacgagatggagaataaactatcacccaagtggactggaccgttcagaataaccgaggcactcggaaacggagcctaccgcttagagacgctggaaggaggggcgatccctcgtacctggaacgccacacacctgaagttgtactatagttaagagctttgtaagtaaagacaaacacaaatgttatattgcaatgtctctgttaaaacagtttcaagggggcactcttttttccctaaggagggtttttaatgaggccacccaataaaagaagagttttcgaagtataaggtgtttccagattgcatgtgtgctattttcgaaagttttgaaaaaagaccttgtcatttgtacatgatttgaggcaagaaaagatgtatcgcgtgctttctaaaaattttaaagtcctcatcgtctttcggcgattggaggcaccagttaagttttaaagtcctcatcgtctttcggcgattggaggcaccagttaagttttaaagtcctcatcgtctttcggcgattggaggcaccagttaagttttaaagtcctcatcgtctttcggcgattggaggcaccagttaagtttttaagtcctcatcgtctttcggcgatcggaggcaccagatggaagacctcaacgcccccgcgcgttttgaggcaagttgaaaagacctcctcgccgttgagcgagtgcaggcgagaaagagaaaaagtcctccgtgtttctgggagcgagaagatgtaactcctggggcaatgtcgaggcaaggtaaagacctcctcgccgttgagcgagtgcaggcgagagaagagaaaaagtcctccgtgtttctgggagcgagaagatgtaactcctggggcaatgttgaggcaaggtaaagacctcctcgccgttgagcgagtgcaggcgagaaagaaaaGGCCAttagtgcatccaggggggaggggatgtacaccctgggcaagttgaggcgccagacaaagtccttctcgccgtcgagcgagttaaggccgtttagagtccttctcgccgatgagcgagttcaggcgagttaaaagaccttcccACTTGTGTGcgggtataggcaagataaaatccttctcgtcttgaacgagttcaggtatggcgaagagggtggaagaagtttgaaaggtggctaaggtgggttcgaagagaacgcctagccagcccgTCTTTaagctctgaagttcaggggggtaaaggaagatcccaaagggcatttctgccccagataaagaaatgactgccaaagcctgaggctaagaAACGCTGGTGTCACCAAGAGGTCTTGGTGATCGCGAAAatttcaaacacggcgagaaggttgaaaggccTGTTTGGTAAAGCAGgccgagtgggacgttgtttgaaccaatgattaagttacagttcgttgcttggaagcttttcTTATAATCAGGTTAGTGCTTCAAGAGTACacgttgtttaaagcgattattgcttaagtttgaattggctcgaggcagttacgCCAAAGATTGTGTTTGCataatcgctaagttaaactcgGCAAAGGTAAACATACAAAGGGATTGAAAGTGCTCAAAAGGAAGTCAGAAAGAAGAATATCAAAGTTTCGCTATTTGAAATGAGTagctgttcaaaacacatatgcaagagtttttacaaggtaaatacaagtaaatttataaagaagcagatggggtggaattggttgagccttcggcggggacgaccttcccatctactacttcgttctttaacgacaccatgctgaggtcaagatcagggaataggcatgcgaattgttcccgagcggcatcgaacccagcaaccagaatctgagcagagcttagcttgagttcttcaatttgcctttGATATTCTTCAATCTGttgcttaagctccttgttctgctgctccagctcttcgacttgTTTTCGCAGTTGTTTGTTAGTCTCTTGAGcgtggagaaggtcgtcagtaaccttcttggattcagtttgagcttgggccagctcggcagccatcttccccttctccttgtttgcctcggcgagatcagccatggcgtcgtctctcgctttctctacttgcccaagtagcttttcgcggtcgattgacctttgctccagtttttgtaccttatcggcgttagcttgaatttgagcctccaggtcgctcgccttggtgcgcagaggcacgattctgctttcaagttcaactttttcttggttaagttcatggactttgcggcgaaggtcagcagcttccttgcgcgcaagcctaagctcggtacttagagcatcctctactcgggaatgttccatttccgcgagcgttaggctgaaggccaccttctccacctcaaccttcattgtgctgttctcggtcttgaggttgtagatatcatcctgtagccgcctggtggagctctccacagctctcgttatgatcgatgggatatcctctgcaatggttttgagtttagcagtcaggggttcccacatcctcgtgacctcgagggaaaggtttgcggcttggagaggcgccaggggggcttgttgagggttctcgtcgccaccttccttagcgaTATTTTCGGtggttgcttcttggcgtggcgacgcaatcggggactcggtgattaggattggagaggtatgagcgacctcatccccgattggaacgattcctgcagctgaagtgttggaaggagggccccctcctgctgatatgtgtggtgtagaggcgctcggagggtcctccaagaagtttggctctggggcctcggttgcaggtggcgcagtggccaatggaactgcttggactggtggtgaagggacTCGTGGTggtggcgatgagggaggaggggcaggtgttgatggtggtgttgaagctggaagagggggtggggcaggtggggaaggtggtgccacccttttcctctttgtaacgaggccatcctcagtgacctcgtcgtcctcttcctcatcctcttggacaacttggggggcttttcgttttggcctcttaaggaccagtttctttcgttgggtaGGCTCCTtcggcggtgatcgcccatgaatgatggccttctcgaccgccgagttgggcaccgtctgggaaccggtcgccaacccgtggttgcgggcgagcgccttcaagtcagcgagcatgttcttacccaacatggtatctgcatgaaacgaaaatgcatgagttagctcaaaGGGGAAAAAGATTAGCGTAGAAggcaatgaaacagcaaaaacaggcatatgcagaaaagataaaaccaaagtcttgtgtgtgtcgcacaagacgcccagaaacaatatcagaagcagtgtcaagacaagagtgtagcgtcctaacctatttggaattccaactggtcctcaaagaactcgaaggaaatcagggtgggggtcaagaatgttatgtgggcatctgccaccctcttccagaataggcagAGGTCTcgatccaaagctcccatgctatcaggacttctaggcctcctgaagcagctcttggactcttttttccccttgtccacccagtacaaggggaaaccgtcgagaagggaagtgtctttgtcatttgcgcgaacctggatgaacttccccttccaatccttgtacgactgctggaagatggtgaaaatggatctcccagcaatggcattcaggctgacccacaggcgatctcctgggtgcttggcctcgaacaagaataaaaacacgtccactgacgcgggcaaccccaggtgggcgcatgtTATCtcgaaggctcgaacaaacgcccagctgttggggtgaagctgggcggcagcgatgttgagctcggttaagagctccctctcaaatcgggtaagagggaacctgagtttaaccttcttgaagaaggtggtgtagacgaagcagaagggcccatcggcactcactttatcatcggcgcacactggcagagcggcggggcaaggcagcaccatcattctctcatcgtgctccttgtgaaacgattggtggacctcgtccccattggtcagtCGCAGAAtcgctcccgcggtgttcaccgacgaggtctcctttaagagggttgggttagcccatgggtataaagccttgaagtctggcagagggatgggggctcctccagcgtttggtggagtcgcctgggccagagcggtttgggaagacgcaagcctcacagcctgcgaagagggagcaccacgaacttgcactgagtcgtgtgcttgtgaaggagggtttcgcgctgatggaggggggttcggggtgatcttggtgcgagtcatgatggcaactgcaaaggaagaagaaaggaagaacaatcaggagggttacaaaggctgactcgatcatagaaggaaagtgaaagacgaacgaatgtgagttcgttgcgacgatcgacaaagccctaagttacgcagaaggagaaatggaaaaacagcccacagcgtatgcaccagacagttacaggatgatgcaaatcggtgaaaatgcaaggaaacccaccagatgaaggaaagtagctacctttcgatgatcaggagagcgttgaagggaggtggtgatctggagcgtcgaggaacgtcgagagttttcgcagaaggaaataagagcgtatgcaagtgtgaagaaagtgatggaacagtaggagcgtaaggggtttaagggttttcgaaataagtttggaagcgctaacggcagatgaagagagccgttgatgaagccacgtgtcgaacgatgcgcgaagggtttggtggagcgccagagcagcagaaagtactatcgcttggaattccgcGTCCATGCCACgcagaccggtgttaacgaaggctctttcagtcttttcgccagacaagtcttcgcttaagactggggggcttgtgtaccgccctggtggtcgggtgcgatgacgtggcaccctgctacagtgtaggcgtgttgacaaggcgccaggttggcagatgggaaggaagtcgggaagcgcgtgtggtcgccgattgttaagttggcgtgttccgatttccagcttaccagaataggcgatcgccaggttgaagatgaagtcgccagatgtagactcaggcgaccaggcaatcggagatcgccagaataagcacatcgccgaaagacgaaggagaagcagattatgaaggcggccggcgagaccacagggaaggtgtatgaaggccctaactcgccagtttcagtagagatcgcactcctaggttagctatgcactgggcagtaccatgcataggtaacttagccaaaatgagagtagaagcagcgccaagtcagggagcctccagatgatggcacgtgtacggttggatacgagccacgtgttcaagtctgtaactgccaggagagagaaaatcaccaggtatataagagttcttaacagatttcctaaggtacgcgcgttcagttcatacactttacgcttgcgagtgacagagctgtttgtgagagagagtttgcacggttccagttcttagtatttggtgataccgtcactgacttgagcgtcggagtgcgatcggccgcagcggcgccgtgtcgtttctttgcaggttcttgagatagatccagaggaggaacggaagtgagaaacgacgcgcacgtcgatcctttgacgaggcattctcccgcgctccggtcaacaggcaggatcacataTATACCGAGATATccccaagtgaaggtcaagttatctataggtaactaccaaaccaattttttatgtgaggtagtgcctaaagaaacttgtcatgtcttattgagacaaccattgccaagtgtacaaattctcataaacaatggttgtaacaacgaaactatctttacacatgagagagaaagtcttcatgaaggagaactcatgggccaaattagagttgataaaactttagcgcttttaaaaggaaaacttttgtcacctaTGAGagaagaggttcaaagacattaccttgggtacaattcttgttttcaaactacacctaaggcaatgtctcaagaactctatactccttcaccttttgtaaatgatccttgggaagacacaaacttcatattagagcttcctaggacaacaaaaggttttgattcgattttcatggataaactcttctctagagaagtgctacatcttcatggtttatgtaccgtcccgtccccgggcgttgactaaagtcaaagtcaaagatACGGTGGGACCCATTGAGGGGCCCAAGGAAggaggatgaggcgtcgccaagaggaagaggcgtcgccaagaagaagaggcgtcgccagaACGAGGCGTCGCCAGTACAAGACGTTGAtggcgtcgccagtataagacgcTAATGGCATCGCCCctcgatacccacgggtagagAAGACTGTGGAGGGGGCGAAATCGCCAGAAGTCAAGTTAGAGGGGAGAGAAagatggcttcaaggccatagttccaATACCAGTGGGGAGTACACCAACTCGTGAAGCCCACGCCACCTCAGGGTGCtccctgggatagatacgacccaagagaggGTCATGCCCAGGGACGAACCAGGGgcgtggtacgagaggaaggtagatacactcccagggtaAGTGACTGAAACCTGgggagcatgagttggcacccagaatgtCACCCCCTGCGCCAGCGGCACTTCGAGAAGGAGGGAACTCACGCGACAGAATGTTCCTAAGATTGGGATACAGCGCCACGAGGTCCCTCCACGTGTGACAGTAATCAAGTCAGAGAAAAGATCATGAGTCAGATGTAGTAAATGAGTGTTTCCTCATCAGGtatgttttatttcagttaacgCTTTAGAAACACTTTAAATGCCTCCATTAAAGGTTTTAAGGAAACGTGTTAAAtacgccttaaagcgccttaaatgcactttaagacgTGTTTAATGCAGGGTGGCATTGAAAGGGTTTTCGAACGTTCGAAGCGGGGATCGGACATTTTGGAAAATTTTCCCCAGAACATACGCTAGTTGTTTGCTCGAGCCcggaggctacgcacaagggactagggaaggattATTTGCCAGAACCAGAAACAGTACACAAAATACAGTTCATttccaccttcagagtgccttTCACGGTGCTTCGATACGAaggtgtagagttttggtgtttctcgtTGGCTGACTTGAgggtcggagtgcaaacggccgctagggcgcccatttgctcacttctttgcaggttctCGCAGATTACCGGAAAGGGTGTCCATAGCAGACGGGCAAGGTCGCATAGAAAGACGTACCCGGGttaaccggcaggaacatttggcccccaccgtggggccgatttaaaacatcagtcccatcataAGTTTCAGTTCGATGGTTCCAGAGAGTTTATCAGACCTACCATAACAACAGgagaaattcaaaagaaaacgTTGAAGAATGAGGGCCACGAGACAAGGTTCTGCACGCACTACGAGTGAGGAAATGACCATGCAATAGGTCATGGacatgatgcaagggctgcaggaGGAAATGGCGGAATCAAGGGCGGAGCAAGAACGTATGTAGGCAGATCTCGCGGCCTCCCATGTGAGAAACGAAGAGCTTCATCGtatgaatgaggagttgcgccgtgGTTTGGGCAATAACCAAGGGCAACGTCACCTAGATGAGACTGAAcgtctcaccccaccaagggagttttccacaccaTTCTCACAGGAGATTCTGGAAGCagtgatccccaacacgttcgtaGAGCctaaggtgatcttcaccgggatggaggatcctgaagcacatctcactgcattccacacgcagatggtgctagtaggcggctctgatgccgtgaggtgcaagctttttatgagcaccttgacgggaatggctatggattggttcatcagccttccagaccgccatatcacctccttcccACAGCTTTCGCGGTTATTTAGGGAGCAATACCTAGCGAACAGGGCCCCACCGCCCGTTTCgtatgatctgttcgacgtaAAGCAGTACCAGGGTGAGACTCTGAAGGAGTACATCAACCGTTTCGGGGCCCAagtagtaaaggttggtactacggaagagcccatgatcgtgtacgcgttcAGAAAAGGCGTGTGTCCTTGCCCCTTTtgcgaatccatcattcgcaaccgccccaggtccttcgctgaaataaggcatcgcgcggtggagcatattgcctctgagggagaggtgtgtgagaagcgcacGAGCGTCgcaccctcacgcccgagagcACAGACGcgggctcaacccgtcagggtcaacgagaccacgacgggaaggaagaagcaAGAGGGGAGGCGCCCCTATGAGGCAAGAAAACCCCAACCCAGGGGTCAAGCGGGAGGAAATCGTCCGGCCAGGGAAAGGGCCAGACCGGCGAGGTAcgactttgtggtggagttgaaggacctaatcgccgtgcctaatatagctgagaggttGAGGCGGCCGACGAGGACtgacaaggtgctagggcctcgcaaggactcttggtgtgagttccacaaagCTTTCGGTCATCACATCAACAACTGCCTGTTGGGGTACCAGTTGGACGAGTTAGTAAAAAGCGGGTTCTTAAAGGATTATCTCGCTGAACCCACCACGATTGTGACCCTGCCAGAACCAGCGGAGGAGCAAGTGCATGAGATGCCGGTCCATGGCGAAGTCCACACCATTTCTGGTGGTTTTTCGGGAGGGGGACCCACACCATCTCAACGCAGGAAATATGCGAGGGGAGTAAATTCGATTGATGAAAGAATCTCAGGtgacccgtgggagtcagacctcgtgttcacgagggcAGACCTACGAGACGTCGTCccccacgacaatgaccccgtggtcatttcggttgtcacggttggaagaaaggtgcacagggtcctAGTCGACTAGGGGAGTTCCGCAGATgttatgttctggtcgacattcaacaagcttcgattgtctcccgaccttttgaggccctacaccaGTTGCTTGTACGGGTTTgcagacaaccaggtggaagtacgTGGCTACTTGGAGTTAAGGACGACATTCACAGATGGAGCGTCCTCACGTActgaaagcatccggtacttggttgtaaacgccaattcagcctacaacatcctattgggcagaccggcgttgaacAGGCTAAGAGCAgtggcctccacgcgccacatgaagatgaagctgccagacctCACTGGCAAGGTGATCGTCATCAAATAAGATCAAGAAGAAGCGTGAAAATGTTatgaaaatagtttgaaaacaaagaggggcgtgttcatggtgttcgAGCGTCCGCCGAGTTTAGACACAGCGATGGAGGTAGAACCCTTGAACGAGGCGACGCCTAAAGCAGACGCGCGCACAGAGGAGAGGCATGACGACGCTTCGCCTATAGAAGAGGCGACGCCGGGAGACCACTACCGGGCAACGCCCCCTAAGGAAGATAGCAGGGACCGGGCGGCGGCTAGCGTGGTGGAAAGACAGATTGGCGGTAAAATGTTCAAGTTGGGGCTTTTGTTAAGCCAAGAAGAACAGGACGAAGTGGCGGAGGTGATTTCACCTCACttagatgctttcgcatggtccgcctcagacATGCCAAGCATCGACACTGACTTTTTATGCCACCACATTAGCATGGACGCCTCGGTCCGCCCCGTGTGACAGaggaggagaaagtttaacgaagaaaggcggCTCGTGGTAAGCGAAGAGACGCAGAAGTTGTTGAGCGCCGGACACATCCGGGAAATCAAATACCCCGAGTGGTTGGCCAACGTTGTTCTGGTGAAGAAAGCAAActggaagtggaggatgtgcatgGACTTCACGgatttgaacaaggcgtgccccaaggactcatatccactacccagcattgacgccctggtggatagtgcctcGGGTTACGAGATGCTGAGCTTTTTGGACGCTTTTTCGaggtacaatcagatcaagatgcacccgagggACGAGGGGAAAACAACGTTCATGACAGAGACATGTAGCTACTTCTACAAagtgatgccatttgggttaaagaatgcgggcGCTACCTATCAGAGGTTAATGGAaaaggtcctggcgcccatgttggggaggaacgtgcaagcctatgtagacgacatggtggtaacGTCGCGCGATAGGAGGCGACATACAACAGACCTGGAAGAGTTGTTTGCCACCATCTCAAAATATTGCCTCAagctaaaccctgagaagtgtgtctttggGGTTGAGGTAGGAAAGTTTTTAGGTTTCATGCTTACGGAAAGAGGAATTGAGGCaaaccctgataagtgcgcaACCATCATCGCTATGAGAAGCCCGACatcagtgaaggaagtgcaaGAACTGACAAGGCGAATGACGGCATTATCAAGGTTCGTTTCTGCAGGAGGAGAAAAAGGacacccctatttccagtgccttaaaagaaatagtcgctttgcgtGGACCAACGAGTGTGAAGCagctttcatcaagttgaaagagtacttggcgacacCACCCGTCCTTTGCAAACCAGTGGTAGGTGTGCCCCTCCGTCTATACTTTGCGCTAACAGAGCGGGCCATCAATTCTGTgctagtccaggagcaggaccaagtacagaagcccatctatttcgtgaaTAAGGCCTTACAAGGCCCAGAGACGAGGTATCAGTCGCTGGAAAAGGCAGCATTGGCTGTGGTAttctcggccaggaggctccgccaccACTTTCACACTTTTACAgtagtggtgatgacgaacctccccatccagaaggtaCTGCAGAAACCTGATGTTGTTGGAAGGATGGTttgctgggcggtggagctgtcagagtttgacatccagtacgagcccagAGGATCTATCAAAGGACAGGTATATGCGAATTTTGTTGTAGAGCTCTCACCCGGAGGCGACCAAGAGGTGGAGTCAGGATCGCAGTGGTCGCTCTCAGTCGATGGCTCCTCCAATCAGCAAGGAAGTGGAgcaggaatagtcttggagggacccaatggtgtTCTGATCGAGCAAGCTTTGCGTTTCGCTTTTAAAGCGAGCAATAACCAGGCTGAGTACGAGGCACTGATCATGgggatgctcctggccaaggagatgggtgcgcagaaccTTCTGGTGAAGAGTGATTCACAGCTGATCACAGGGCAAGTCTCGGGAGAATTTCAAGCCAAGGACCCACAAATGGCGGTGTATTTAAGGTACGTCCAGTtgctgaagggagcatttagcgCTCTTGAGCTAGTACATGTCCAGAGAGAGCAAAATgtcagagctgacctgcttgccaagctggccagctcaggcaaggggggcagacagaggacagtaatctaagagacgctcaaagctccgcgaaaattcgtggaagataacagggtggatgccCTCCATGTTTGTACAGCGAGAGGGAgaccaaggagtcatcgttctttgACTCAAGATACAATGAAGACACCTCGCATCAGCACATAAGCGGACGCACCCGAGGGAGGAAAACATACGCAGATATATGACTTAGCCGAGGGAGACACTTGGATGACACCATACagacgatacctggcggatggggttcTCCCAGTAGAACCAGAAGAAGGCAAGAAGATTAAAAGGAACGCTGCAAGATATACCCTGGTAGACGGGATATtattcagacacgggttcacccaccccatcctaacgtgcgtaagcggcgacgagtgcaccaggataatggttgaactccacgaaggtatCTGCGGGAGGCACGTAGGAGGAAGATTTTTAGCTTCCaaagtgaaagaggattgcgtgcgGCACACTCAGCgctgcaagcagtgtcagaggcacgctgattggcacaaggcgacGCCAGAGGAGttgagatccatatacagcccatggccttttcatacgtggggaatcgacatcctaggcccgttcccactagcgataagacagatgaagtatctgatcgtcgccattgaatacttcaccaaatgcatagaggcggagcccgtggcccaaaTTACTGCGCACAAAGTGTAGCActttgtctggaagaacatcgtaTGTCGCTTCGGTGTGCCCAGGCGATTGGtgtccgacaatggcacccagtttgcaagccaacagctgagaaacctgtgcgcagaggtaggcatcaagcaggtgttcgcatcagtcgaacacccccagacgaatggacaagtagagtcagcgaatagagttttgctgagaggactgaagagaaggttagaaaaagctaaaggggcgtgggcagaggaagtgccaaggattgtatgggcgtACCACACTACACCCCAATCTACCACCATGGAAACGCCTTTCAGCCTAGTATATGGGTCagatgcgatgatcccagtcGAGATCCACGAAAGCTCTCCACGTTACCAGAATTTTGTGGCTGAAGactccaacgaagaaaggcgagTGAACCTAGActtactagacgaagccagggaggaagcaagaataaaGGCCGAGGTAGTAAAAAGAAGAGTGGAGCGACAGTATAGCTCCAAGGTGAAGCCCCAGCAATTCCAGGTTGGTGActtagtcatgaggaaggctcacccatatgaGCTAGAGAATAAGTTATCTCCCaaatggaccggacccttcagagtcaTCAAAACCATGGGGAATGGTTCGTACGatctagagactttggagggaggtCCCATtccacgcagctggaatgcggccaatttaaaattttatttcagttaaattaTGAGTAACGAAATACGaattgtaaaggggacactctttttccctctcgggggttttttaatgaggtcacccaagtaaaagaGAAGTTCAAGAAAACTTTGTCTCAGTTTTTCTCCCCCTACTCAAAGTATAAAGACCAAAGGTTAAAGAGATAAAAGACAAAGACCCAAGGCAGCGTCaggtgtcgccaagatgaggcgtcgccaagatgaggaaTCGCCACGAGGGGGGGCGTTGCCAAATGTAGGCGTCGCCTAAGCAAGGCGCAGACATCAGAACACGTGCGTTCGCCTAAAGGTCAAGATGACAGGTATGTCCAACACAAGGTAAAACCCGGGTGttttagtccttgagcaggggttaagggattcctttgggacgccccctcctcaagtatgaataactAGCCCCGGTATAAGATGGGAAGCACTTCGACTTGGTGTTTTTTAGACAgccgaggacgatacggcgctgctgtaataggcctctcctcaggcgtgggcaccaagcacCGAAGAGATAAGGGACCagttgccttggt encodes the following:
- the LOC137829206 gene encoding uncharacterized protein — protein: MAMDWFISLPDRHITSFPQLSRLFREQYLANRAPPPVSYDLFDVKQYQGETLKEYINRFGAQVVKVGTTEEPMIVYAFRKGVCPCPFCESIIRNRPRSFAEIRHRAVEHIASEGEVCEKRTSVAPSRPRAQTRAQPVRVNETTTGRKKQEGRRPYEARKPQPRGQAGGNRPARERARPARYDFVVELKDLIAVPNIAERLRRPTRTDKVLGPRKDSWCEFHKAFGHHINNCLLGYQLDELVKSGFLKDYLAEPTTIVTLPEPAEEQVHEMPVHGEVHTISGGFSGGGPTPSQRRKYARGVNSIDERISGDPWESDLVFTRADLRDVVPHDNDPVVISVVTVGRKVHRVLVD